Part of the Natrinema salinisoli genome is shown below.
GGAGCTGATTCCATCGATCAATGGCTGATCCGTTCCCTTCGGTCCAGTCAGTGTCCATAGCTCAAATACGGTTCACAGGTGGTTATAGATAGGCATTTTTAAACATACCATAATTAGCTCTAAACGGAGAGTGTACTCAACCTGACTTTCGAAATATGATAAAAAGTGCTATATTCAACTGACTCGGCGGAAATAGGTTTATAGATCCGCGATGGCCAGTCCTGAGTAGATACATAGTAGTGATCTCTGATTTCTGATTTGTTCAATAAGCAGGTCTACTGATCGGCTGATTCATTGGTTTCAGCGCGAAACAAACGAAGCCGTCTTGCTGAACCCATCCTCTGTATTCAGTACGCTGTTTGTGGAAACATCCGGACAGAACACTCAATCGTTGCTGAATAGAGAGCGCGAATGCAGCACGAGATTCAACTCAATTTGCGAAGGTGGCGATCACTCAGTACAGGCAAACGATGCACCACGGTGGATTGGATGTATCCAACTCCTGGCAAGGATCACATACAGAATCCAGAGGTTGTGTGTGTTTCAGTCAGCTGGCCGTTTAAATTCATCAGACTCATGCTGTTCAAGACGCTTGGCCGTGCGTTTCATCGCCTTTCGGACACGCCGGTGGATCTTCTCCGTGTCAGTCACCAACACTAATTTGAGTCTGGGTGGCTTTTGAGATCTCGGGCCTATGGGTGACACTTTCTTCGGGAGGGGCCTCCGGGTGAGAGGGTCAGTATCCCACAGGACACCTCCTTTAGAACACTCCTCTTCACACTGCAGAATGATGTCAACAGCTCCCAGCCTGCTGGCTCGGTCCCGTCCCCTTGAAAAGCTCTTCCACGAAAAATGGTAGCTCACGAAAATATTTTTCTTGGCCATTGAATTGGAAAAGCACGCTCGCGATGGCCAGAGCATTAATCAACCTGTAGAACCTGTCTACTCATAGTACAATCATCCACATTTTCGAGAAAAGATTCGGGGACCGAACCAGCTACGAGACGCCATCCGGTAGTCGAGACCGAATTAATCGGTCTCAAACATAGTGAGTGTGTCACCGAATCGTCACCCCTTGAGCCCCACTCAATAAATGGATCACGCACAACAATTGGACGCGCTCCACGAGCGAACACGGATGTTCATGCGGGCTGACTCTACCCACGATGTCGCACAAATTGCGACCGACGCGGCCCGCGACCTCCTTGGGCTTGAAGTGAACAGTGTACTCGTATACGACGACAATCTGGATGCACTCGTGCCGCTGACGGAGACGCGGGAAGGACGAGCCTTGTTCGGCGAATACCCAGTATTCTATGCAGGCGAAGGATTCGTCTGGGAGGTCTTCGAAACAGGGGAGCCACAACTCTACGAGGATGTGAGCGCTGAACCGGGTGTGTACAATCCGGAGACACCGATTCGGAGTGAACTGATCTTCCCGCTCGGCGAGCACGGCGTCTTCATCGCTGGGTCAACGACCGCCCGTGACTTCGACGAGCAAACCAAATCGGTGGCGAGCGTGTTAACAGCCAATGTCGAAGCCGCGCTCGATCGCGTGACTCGGGAAGAGACCATCAAACAGCTATATCTCCAGCTCGAGGCGCTTATCCGGGCCGACACCCGCGAGGAGGTGGCGACTCTCGCAGTCGAGACGGCTCGGGATGCCCTTCACCTTCCGTTAAGCGGGATTCACCTTGCCAATCGAGCACGAACAGCCCTCGAGTCTGTTGCCGTCACTGACCAGTTCCGAGAGCAATTCGGGACAGCGCCCTCATACGATCGGACTGCCCCGTCACGATCCATCGACTCCGTCATCTGGGACGTGTACGAACGCGGCGATACGGTCGTGATCGACGATGTCTGTGAGAACGATGAGATCGAGGCTACGGAGACGCCCGCTCGGAGCGGCATCATTCATGCCCTGGACGAGCATGGTGTCTTTATCACGTCGTCGCCCGATACGCGTGCGTTCGACGACACCGATAAAGCACTGACGGACATCCTGGCAACAACCATCACCGCCGCGCTCGACCGGGTCGAACACGAAGTGTATCTCCGTGGGCAGAAAGCCACCTTGGAAACGGAGAACGAACGGCTCGAAGAGTTTGCGCATGTCGTTTCACACGATCTGCGCAATCCGCTGACGCTCGCAACCGGACGGCTTGACCAGGTGAAAGACGAGCACGAGAGTGAGTCTCTCGAGGAGATCGACGCGGCGCTTGAGCGCATGGAGACGCTCATCGAGGATCTACTGACGCTCGCCCGCGAAGGCCGGACCGTCGCCGATTTCGAGGCGTTGTCCCTCGAAGAAGTAGTCCGTCAATGCTGGCACCTTCTCGACACGGATAATGCAACTCTAACTACCACTGGCGATTGTACCGTGCGCTCCAACCGGAGTCGATTTGCTCAACTCTTCGAGAACCTCTTTCGAAACGCAATCGAACACAACGAGGGGCCGGTAACGCTGACTGTTGGGCCACTCCAGGATGGGTTCTTTGTCGAAGATGATGGAGTTGGGATTCCGCCGGCCGACCGCGACCAGGTGTTTGCTGCCGGCTACTCAACGAATGATAATGGAACTGGGTTCGGGCTGCGGATTGTCCGGGAAATAGTCGACGCGCACGGCTGGGAGATTATGGTGACGGAGGGGTCGAACGGCGGAGCGCGCTTCGAGATAACGAATGTTGCGCTCCCACCATAGCGGGTTCAGCAAAGCAGACGATGCCAAGATCACTGACCAACACAGCCCGCTTACGGCAGAGGGAGGACAAAATCGGATTTTGAGCGGAAGTTTATGAATTTGGAACCACCGGCTCTGTTGAAATCCTCAAAGAGTTACAGGTTCGCCCTGTAATTCCACGAGATGAAGGCCCTCCCGAAGTCGCAGATTCTCCGCTTTACTGAGAAGGCGATCCATCTGGCACGCCGAGCGGTCTCTCGATACTCCTCGAAGTTCTCCAAACACCGCTATACACTCCCGCAGCACGTTGTTCTGTTGTGTCTCAAAGTTCGAAAGAACACAACCTACCGTGGTCTACTTGACGAACTGATCGAGATGCCACGCATCCGACGAGTTCTTGGATTAGCCGAACTTCCTACGCCATCAACGCTCTGTAAGGCATTTAACCGGCTTGATATGGCCGTATAGCGTATTATGCTGACTCTCTCAACGACGCTACTTCCGATGAGCGGAGTTGTTGGAGTTGATGCGTCAGGGTTTGACCGCAGTCACGCTTCGAAACACTACACGAAACGCGCCGAGCTCACGATTCAGCAGCTCAAAGTGACGCTGTTGGTCGATACAAAGGTGAACGCAATTCTCGATCTCCACGTGACGACGACACGAAAACACGATAGCCAGATCGCTCCGTCGTTGGTCAAACGCAATCCCGAGAGCATCGATATTCTGCTCGGTGACAAAGGGTACGACGATCAGAAAATCAGGAGACTTGCCCGTCAATACGAGGTACGTCCACTGATTAAGCATCGTGAGTTCACGTCACTTCCCGGGAATGGAACGCACGCTTGGACGCTGATCTCTACGGACAACGGAGTCAACCAGAGACGGTCAATTCAACGCTCAAGCGGAAGTTCGGTGCGTTCGTCCGCTCACGACGGTGGTGGAAGCAATTCCGTGAACGCACTATCGCCTGTCTCAGTCACAACATCGACCGATCACTCTGAGTAATCAAAAGAGGGGACTTACAGATCGCTTAGCACAGTGACCACTCCCAACGGATATTTCAGCGACCAAGATGTCGAACAAAGATGATACCAACATAGCCTTAGACTCCACCTTATGGTGCCAACATTGCTTTCCTGTTAATTATCCGTGCGCACAGAAAGTTGGAAGGGCGTTCTTCAATAGCCGCCCGCATCCGAAAAGCACCGTCCGCATCTGCTAATTTCATTACTAGCAATTTCCTGTTCTACGGAGGTGTTGCGTAACTGCTCTTGCCTAAGGTGGCGGGTCACACCACAATCCGTATGGAACCCGGAGGTACCCCGCTTTCGTTTGTGTAGCGTGTCCGTATTCACGTTCACAATCCCATCCTGGAGAGGTTCGTCGAGGGTATTGCCCATAGCTACCGTGTCCTACCACCTCAAATAGTTATTTTCCCTAACTGTCAAGGTGTGTTCGATCGTCAATCGGTGGCTACCGGTTTCTCTTGCTATTTGCAGAGCCGTCACAATTAGTGACACTCTGTCTCGACCAGAGCCCAGCAATTAGGTCGTTAATCCCAGAGTACATTGTGGTATGATAACGTATACCACAAGATATTTGTCCCATTCCCGGGTACTGGGTACACCAATGTCTCTGCAAGAACCATCAGCCAGACCTGTGTGTGAAGTTGAGTTTGGCTTTCAGGACCCTCGGTATCCGTTCGTGGGTGTCACTAAGAAGGAATCGTGCCGGTTCGAACTTGCCGAAATGCTCCCTCGTCCCGATGGGCGGTACGCCGAATACTTCCACGTTAGCGGAGTCGAACCGGAGCGAGTAGCAGGCTACGCAACCGAGCTGGAGACCGTCGACGTCACGATCCTTGCCGAGTATGAGGATGGAGGCAGTTTGGAATTTCTTGTATCTGGCGATTGTCCTGCATTTCGACTAACCGAACTCGGAGCGCTCCCGCGCGAAGTCTGCGCGATAGAAGGCGTTGGTCGTCTCGTCGCCGAAATTCCTGCTGAAGAAAATCCATCGGAAGTCGTCGAGACATTTTTGCAAGAGTATCCGGATGTATCGCTGCTCTCGAAGCGGGAAAAAGACGGTATTGCGCCCCGATTTCCAGACTCCGGGTTCCAACGAGTCCTCCAGAATCATCTCACGGATCGCCAACGCGAAGTACTCAAAGCGGCGTTTGAAGAAGGATATTATGAGTGGCCACGCGAATGCACCGGCGAAGACATCGCTACGGAACTCGGTATTACATCAGCCACCTTTTCCGAGCATATTCAAGCCGCTGAGCGGAAACTACTCACAGTTATGTTCAATGGTTCCGATGGCGGAAACTAATTCCGCGCACAGTTTGGTTGATTACGGCCCACCGAATCCGCCTTCTGCTATTACTCGGGTCCTTTCACGACTACCTCCCCATCTGCGAAGACTGTGACATCGCAACCCTCGTACTGGAAGTTGACAGTATCCGATGGGAAATGATGTGAATCCGTAGATTGTGGTCCAAAGAGATCTGCAAGGGCATCGACATCGATGCTGTTGTAGAGCGGGGGGATTTCGGTGGGATTCTTTCCAGTTGCTTTTAAGACAGAAGTAGCGATTGTGTGGATTACGGATTCACAGTCCATTTGGTTACATTTCGATGTGACGACGATTTGTTGTACGTCTGTGCTAGACCCGTGCTCGGGGGGTGGGGTATCTCGTTCACTCATGGTGTCCAACCTCACAAGAGGTCCGGATGAGATACTGCAGGCTCACTCCATAATCGATGTCCCTACATCGCAAGGGCTTCTGAGTCATGATTGCTTTATTATTAGGGATTCACTTATCGGTGCAGGAAACGTACCGTTCATTATGCCTGAAGAAGTCCTGTTCAAATCAGAAAGTGACCAGACCCGAGAAGAAATCGCATCGTATCTCCGCAATGTCGCTGATAAGCTCGAACAAGGGGATGCAATCACACTCAAATCCGGTTCCGAGTCTGTGACAATGGAACCACCAGCACGCCCGACGTTTGAGGTCAAAGCCGAACGCGAGGGGCCAACGGACGGGCCCGGTGAATTGAGTCTCGAGTTCGAACTCGAATGGGAGGAGAACGGCAATGAGGGGGATGGCGGGAGCGAACAGTTAGAAATTGAGTGATCAATTTGCATCTTTTAGTGACTAGCCGTTTCGGACGAGAATCTATCTGAATAAGAGGATTTCAACAAAGCCGAACCACCGTATTTTTAGAATTGTAAGGAGAATTGTTAGTATGGATTCTCCGCCGCCTGGATGGACGACGCATCGGTTCGATAAGCGGTCAGTGCGGTTCAGTAACAATGCAAAACGGATAGAAGTGGGCATTAAACCGGTTCCCCGTGCGGGTAGGAGGGAGCAGTCTGATACAAATTCCACAGGGTTCGTTGTCCATGTCCATCAGGATCGGGTTGGTAAAGGAACCCTCGGGGATCGGAACATGGCGACGACCGTTGAGACGTGGGACAAGGCGTTGACAATTATCTACACGTTCATGGAAAGGTTCAATGCGGAGCAAGCAGCGCTGCCGCGGGACGATGTAGAATCGGTTCATCGAAGTCTTGACGACGTCAATACGGCCGAAGCCGTTCTCTCGACAACAACAGCTGCGGAAGCACTCACTGATGCCGCAGGGTACACAGACGAGTTATTGCTGGATGTCTTAGCGACAGAGACGAATAGCCAGTTTCGGTTGGTAGCCCATCGGAAGGGGAGCGAGGTTAACACTATTTATCGGAATCGGGCCTCTGACCTTGGTAATATCTCCATTGCAAAGATACACACTACGTTCCCGGTGGACACATTAGGGGTTGAAACGATACTGGATGCTGAGATGCCGATTGCGATAACGGTCCATGTTGGCAACCATACGATCTATCGGTTCATTTTCGGCGACAGGAAAGAAACGGACGTCGTCCTTCCTCGCGGGATTCAGCTCGTAACACCAGAGTTTGAGCGAACAGTCATGAACGTCTTAGACGAGAAATGGACGTAGTATCGCTCTGGTTTGATTACTACGAGTCGAAGATATCGACTGACTTCATTGCATCTTGGACTTCCGATAGATCCGGCTTCACAAGAGCATCTTCCGTCATCCATGCATACTGGACGGTTTGTGTGTCGTCGATCACGAAGAGTGCCCGTTGTGAGACGTTTTGATGCTGTTCCCAGATATCGTATCGGACACCGTACTCCTCACAGATTTCAGCGAGGCTGTCGCTCAGGAGTGGGAATGTCAAATCGTACTCGTCAATGAACGCGCGGTGGGAATAGGCACTATCAGTAGAGATGCCGAAGAGATTGACTCCCTCGGTGAACGTTAGCCACTCGACATCGCGGAAGTCACAGAGCTCTTCCGTGCAAATCGGACTGAAATCGAATGGGTAAAAGGCTAACACAGCAGCGCCCTCATTGGTGTACTCTTCGAGACTATACTCGTCGATTGTCTCACCGTCCGTCCCTGGAAGAGTGAACGAAGGCGCTGTCTCACCGGGTTCGAGCATATCTCGTATGAATCTCGTCTAATCAACCATAAAATAGTATGAAGTATGTGAACATTGAACAGTTCGCACAGCTACGTAACAGTTGATTCGGTTGAAAGAAGATAAACTTCATAACCAGATGTTCCAATGGGGTCATCGAAGGCGACCCTACCGAGTCGTATTATTTTTTGACTCAAGCCGTTTTAGAATTGGTCTTGATTAAGCCGATATGGCCGCTATCCGTGATCGGGGTCAGGAAAGGCTACGACACCGTCGACATCGAGGCGTTCGAGAAGATCTTGCATACACTCGATACCTACGGGAGCCGGTTTGGTGACAACGCAGACCCACCCGAATAGTACACCGTCACCCTGTTAGGAGCCCTGGCTACAGCTACTCAAGCGGTTCTATCTCGTCGCTCGGACGGATACTGCCACCTTCAAGGATATCTGCCCGGAGCCCTCCGCGATGAGCCAATGGCTCCAATACGTCTTTTTCGGTGATGCGTTCCAGATACCCGCAGGGCTCACACAGTCGGGCGCCGCGACAGACAACCTCACCGACGCGGAACCGCTTGCCGACGAGATGGTTGAGTGCAGCGTCCTGGGTGACAATATTTCGGCGGTGTTCCCCCGGCGCGAGTTCGATATCCGCCTCGCGCTCGATCCCTTCGATGGCTTCCCGCTCGATGAGCGTTAAATCGTAGCCATCAGGGCGCTCCTCGTTCGGCCCCCCACTTGACGAAGGTTCCGGTCTCGATCTCGCGGAAATATCGGTCCCCTCGGAGGCCTCCCGGGACGGCCTCGACGTCACTCCGATCGGTCATCTCGGCTTTGGCCTCCGGAGCAGTGAAGATACGTTCAACAGTCCCCATGCCGTTCATACTACAAGTTCTCACTCCGTTAGCAAATCTTTTTCGTGAGAGTCTCTCGTTTAACATCTCGTGAGCAGGAAGTCAGCTGTACTGAACGGCAGCCTCACCCTCACTCCGAACGAGGAAAGCACATTGTCAGCTACTGGGACCCCCAACGAATGCGTTCGGGAGAACTTCCTCCGGAGATCTGTGACCACGAACCACTATGTCCGACGCAGCGCCCGCCACTTCGCGGCGACGAACCCCGCGAGGATGAACGCGAACCCGGCGACGGTCGCGGGAGTCACTTCCTGGCCGAGCACGAGCCACCCCGCCAACGCCGCGAACACGGGAATCACGTACTCGATGAAGCTCATCTCGATGGGGCCGAGGTCGTCCAGCAGCGTGAAGTACAGCAGGAAGCCACCGACGCCGGCGACCGCCGAGAGGTACGCGATGGCGCCGAGTGCTGACGGCGTCCACGTGGCGTCCGCGAACGACTGGCCGGGGAGCGCGAGCACGGCGGCGTGGAGGACGACCGCGCCGACGGCCATCATCCACGCCTGCGTGGCGAGGAACGGCATCGACGGCGATCGGCTGTGGGTGACGACCGCGGCGACGGCGAACGCGAGCGCGGACGCGAGCACGAGCGACACACCGAGGACGCTGTCCGCGATGTTCGCGGGGTCGAGGTCGGCGATGACGACGACGCCAGCGAACCCAAGCGCGACGCCGAGCGCGGTGGCGGCGGTGAACTCCTCGTCGGTGGAGACGAGCCGGGTGAGTGCGGGCGTCACCACGGGGACGAGACCCAATAGAACGGCGGCGACGCCGCCCGTGACGTACCGCTGGCCGGCGAAGAGGAACGCGTGGTGGGCGCCGATGATGAGCGCGCCGCCGACGAGCACGTAGACATAGTCGTCCCGAGTCCGGGGGCGGACGTCCGCGCCGGAGGCGAGAACAGCGGCGAACAGCAGCGCGGCAGCGACGTCGAAGCGCACGGCTGCAAACGGCACCGCGGGGAGGTCCGCGAGGCCGACGTCCGTCGCCATGAACGCCGTCCCCCAGACCGCGCACAGCAGCAAGAAGCGGCCGACCGTCCGGTAGCGACTCATTCACGAGGAGGTCGCCGCCGGACGGCGAAATATGCGTCGAACCGCCCCAGCTATCCGAGCGTCCGGACGCGCTTGGCGACGGCGTCGACTTCGCGGTGTGGTGGATCGACTCCTCGAGGAGAGTGAGGATCTCTGGATCGTACCCGCTGATGTGTATTTCTAACCAATGCCCGGGATCACCAATTGGCGACGCGAGAGCCGCTCGCAGACACTCGCGTATCGGAACACCGAGACCGATATGCGAGTCGTCCTGCATCGAGCGCTGGACTCCTACCGGTACAAATGGAGTGGGGTAATCCTCGTCGACGGCTACCCGATCTGGTCGCAGGGGTACGAGACAAAGGACGTGAAGTCGTTCCGTGACGCGCTTCGGGAGCGGCCAATCCCGGAACTCAGCTGTCAGGAGTGTCCGAACGTCGACGTCCTCCTGATGGAGATGGACACAGCAGAACACGATCCTCTCCGCATCGACGTACAGCCGTTCTTGTTCGAGCGTTTTCTCATCACGACCGTCGTCGACGATGCCACGTGAGCGGAACGCGTAGGCTTGGGTGGTGCCATTCGCAAAGTGCGTCGTACAGACCGCCCAGCGATGTTTATCGCCCCAGAAGGGGTGAAGGGGCTGTTCCGTTGTCCCTTCGGAGCCAACGATGGCAACGAGAGAGATCTATACGACGGCGTTCGACGAAGACGTCCAGACGACTACAACTGAGTGTCCTGATTGTGGTGGCAGTATTCGACAGGCTGGCCATGAAACGAGCTGTGAGGACTGTGGACTCGTCCTCGAGGAGAACCAACTCGATCGAGAGCCCGATTGGGGGCGGAGTAACAGGCAGGAATCGAAGAAACGGACTGGTGCACCACTGACGCCGACGCGTCACGATCGGGGTCTGTCCACCGAACTCGGCTATCATCGAGATGGGAACGGAAACACGCTCTCGAGTCAGAAGCGACGGCAACTGAACTGACTGCGTCGCGAACAGTCTCGAGCACAGTGGCAGTCAAAAGCGGAACGGAACCTCGCATATGGCCTCAGCGAAGTCCGGCGGATCGTCGCTCGTCTCGGTCTGGCGGAGAGTATCCGTGATCAAGCGTGTACGCTCTTCCGACGGGCTCAATCCGAGGGGCTCTGTCAGGGTCGATCGCTCGAAGCGGTAGCCTCAGCCAGTGTCTATGCAGTAACTCGGTGTAACGGACTCGGGCGATCACGCGCAGAAATCGCTGCCAGTGCTCGCTGTGATCAGGGGAGACTCACCAACGCCTACGATGCGATGAACGTCGACCTCGAGTTACCGACACAACCAATTTCGGCGACCGATCGCATTCCAAAACTAGCGACGGAGCTCGAGGTTCCGGACCGAGTCCGTCGACGGACAGTTGAGCTCGCACAGCAGGCGAGTGACGCTGGATTCACGATCGGACGTCGGCCGAGTGGCGTCGCAGCGGGGTGTCTGTATCTCGCTGCCGAGCGAGCTGGATTGTCTCTCTCACAGCGCCAGATCGCCGATACTGCAGGAACATCGCCGAATACACTTCGAAACCGACGGGACGAGATACTCGAGCTCGACGCCTGATCTGATCAGAAAGAACCGGATAGTGAGCGCCCGTTCGGATATATTTATCCAGCGACGGCGATGGGTGGCAAAGACGTTCGAGGATGCCCGGGAAGACATGGATGCGCTTCGGCGGTACATCTACCGGCTCGCAGCGGACTACATTAAATCCAGCCAGCAGACCCACACGAAGAGTAATCCTTTTGGCTGTTGCACAG
Proteins encoded:
- a CDS encoding TFIIB-type zinc ribbon-containing protein; translated protein: MATREIYTTAFDEDVQTTTTECPDCGGSIRQAGHETSCEDCGLVLEENQLDREPDWGRSNRQESKKRTGAPLTPTRHDRGLSTELGYHRDGNGNTLSSQKRRQLN
- a CDS encoding HalOD1 output domain-containing protein, which translates into the protein MDCESVIHTIATSVLKATGKNPTEIPPLYNSIDVDALADLFGPQSTDSHHFPSDTVNFQYEGCDVTVFADGEVVVKGPE
- a CDS encoding transcription initiation factor IIB encodes the protein MAESIRDQACTLFRRAQSEGLCQGRSLEAVASASVYAVTRCNGLGRSRAEIAASARCDQGRLTNAYDAMNVDLELPTQPISATDRIPKLATELEVPDRVRRRTVELAQQASDAGFTIGRRPSGVAAGCLYLAAERAGLSLSQRQIADTAGTSPNTLRNRRDEILELDA
- a CDS encoding amphi-Trp domain-containing protein; translated protein: MPEEVLFKSESDQTREEIASYLRNVADKLEQGDAITLKSGSESVTMEPPARPTFEVKAEREGPTDGPGELSLEFELEWEENGNEGDGGSEQLEIE
- a CDS encoding DMT family transporter, encoding MSRYRTVGRFLLLCAVWGTAFMATDVGLADLPAVPFAAVRFDVAAALLFAAVLASGADVRPRTRDDYVYVLVGGALIIGAHHAFLFAGQRYVTGGVAAVLLGLVPVVTPALTRLVSTDEEFTAATALGVALGFAGVVVIADLDPANIADSVLGVSLVLASALAFAVAAVVTHSRSPSMPFLATQAWMMAVGAVVLHAAVLALPGQSFADATWTPSALGAIAYLSAVAGVGGFLLYFTLLDDLGPIEMSFIEYVIPVFAALAGWLVLGQEVTPATVAGFAFILAGFVAAKWRALRRT
- a CDS encoding MOSC domain-containing protein — protein: MSARSRPEPSSSGGPNEERPDGYDLTLIEREAIEGIEREADIELAPGEHRRNIVTQDAALNHLVGKRFRVGEVVCRGARLCEPCGYLERITEKDVLEPLAHRGGLRADILEGGSIRPSDEIEPLE
- a CDS encoding GAF domain-containing sensor histidine kinase, giving the protein MDHAQQLDALHERTRMFMRADSTHDVAQIATDAARDLLGLEVNSVLVYDDNLDALVPLTETREGRALFGEYPVFYAGEGFVWEVFETGEPQLYEDVSAEPGVYNPETPIRSELIFPLGEHGVFIAGSTTARDFDEQTKSVASVLTANVEAALDRVTREETIKQLYLQLEALIRADTREEVATLAVETARDALHLPLSGIHLANRARTALESVAVTDQFREQFGTAPSYDRTAPSRSIDSVIWDVYERGDTVVIDDVCENDEIEATETPARSGIIHALDEHGVFITSSPDTRAFDDTDKALTDILATTITAALDRVEHEVYLRGQKATLETENERLEEFAHVVSHDLRNPLTLATGRLDQVKDEHESESLEEIDAALERMETLIEDLLTLAREGRTVADFEALSLEEVVRQCWHLLDTDNATLTTTGDCTVRSNRSRFAQLFENLFRNAIEHNEGPVTLTVGPLQDGFFVEDDGVGIPPADRDQVFAAGYSTNDNGTGFGLRIVREIVDAHGWEIMVTEGSNGGARFEITNVALPP
- a CDS encoding bacterio-opsin activator domain-containing protein, with amino-acid sequence MSLQEPSARPVCEVEFGFQDPRYPFVGVTKKESCRFELAEMLPRPDGRYAEYFHVSGVEPERVAGYATELETVDVTILAEYEDGGSLEFLVSGDCPAFRLTELGALPREVCAIEGVGRLVAEIPAEENPSEVVETFLQEYPDVSLLSKREKDGIAPRFPDSGFQRVLQNHLTDRQREVLKAAFEEGYYEWPRECTGEDIATELGITSATFSEHIQAAERKLLTVMFNGSDGGN
- a CDS encoding redoxin domain-containing protein; its protein translation is MLEPGETAPSFTLPGTDGETIDEYSLEEYTNEGAAVLAFYPFDFSPICTEELCDFRDVEWLTFTEGVNLFGISTDSAYSHRAFIDEYDLTFPLLSDSLAEICEEYGVRYDIWEQHQNVSQRALFVIDDTQTVQYAWMTEDALVKPDLSEVQDAMKSVDIFDS
- a CDS encoding DUF7568 family protein, which produces MPGITNWRRESRSQTLAYRNTETDMRVVLHRALDSYRYKWSGVILVDGYPIWSQGYETKDVKSFRDALRERPIPELSCQECPNVDVLLMEMDTAEHDPLRIDVQPFLFERFLITTVVDDAT